A region of Toxorhynchites rutilus septentrionalis strain SRP chromosome 1, ASM2978413v1, whole genome shotgun sequence DNA encodes the following proteins:
- the LOC129763605 gene encoding probable rRNA-processing protein EBP2 homolog: protein MPAFQEEMEDSDSSYVSYDEDDELREALAKGLLKPGLNVISKQKADPVNNTAKLKSVLETFILKAPWVERMDLINDLAPLTPELAIQMEKHEQKRENQFKGNKKIPYVAPEVDPVLNDFKREILFHRQAQAAVIEGMKRLHDLGIATKRPDDYFAEMAKTDEHMQRIRKVLQAKQEGIAKSERIRQLREQRRIGKLIQRQTTEKRDEERRKMLNDIKKFRKGKLSNLDFLDDDGDESTGGKKKKGSSRGAPGKKQVGGKRKARDAKFGFGGRKKGSKRNTKESFLNDGPKRRGGPGGGAKGQKRLGKSRRAQGKNRGK from the exons ATGCCGGCATTTCAGGAGGAGATGGAAGATTCCGATTCCAGCTACGTTTCATATGACGAAGATGATGAG CTCCGAGAGGCATTGGCAAAAGGTTTGCTCAAACCTGGCCTGAACGTGATCTCCAAGCAGAAAGCAGATCCGGTAAACAACACAGCGAAACTAAAGTCTGTCCTGGAAACGTTCATACTGAAGGCACCATGGGTTGAACGGATGGATTTGATAAACGATCTTGCTCCGCTGACACCTGAACTGGCCATACAGATGGAAAAGCACGAACAGAAGCGGGAAAATCAGTTTAAAGGAAACAAGAAAATTCCATATGTCGCACCAGAGGTCGATCCGGTGCTGAATGATTTCAAACGAGAGATTCTGTTCCATCGACAGGCGCAGGCAGCCGTGATTGAAGGAATGAAACGGTTGCACGATTTGGGCATTGCAACCAAGCGTCCAGATGATTACTTTGCGGAAATGGCCAAAACGGATGAGCACATGCAACGGATTCGGAAGGTACTGCAGGCGAAACAAGAAGGTATTGCCAAATCGGAACGGATTCGGCAGCTTCGCGAGCAGCGTCGTATCGGAAAGTTGATTCAGAGACAGACAACCGAGAAGCGGGACGAGGAAAGGCGCAAAATGCTTAATGACATCAAGAAGTTCCGCAAGGGTAAGCTGTCCAATCTGGACTTTTTGGATGACGATGGGGACGAGTCAACCGGTGGAAAGAAGAAAAAGGGCTCAAGCAGAGGAGCGCCGGGTAAGAAACAGGTTGGAGGCAAACGAAAAGCTAGGGACGCAAAGTTTGGCTTCGGAGGAAGAAAGAAGGGCTCGAAACGGAATACGAAGGAGTCGTTCCTCAACGATGGGCCCAAGCGGAGGGGTGGACCCGGTGGTGGCGCTAAAGGACAGAAACGCTTGGGAAAGAGCAGACGAGCACAGGGCAAAAACAGAGGCAAATAA